From Erinaceus europaeus chromosome 9, mEriEur2.1, whole genome shotgun sequence, one genomic window encodes:
- the HRH2 gene encoding histamine H2 receptor, with protein MASNGTDCVGSTTLRATVSVVLTALMLVTVAGNVVVCLAVGLDRRLRSLTNCFIVSLAVTDLLLGLLVLPFSALHQLTCEWHLGRAFCDVYTSLDVMLCTASILHLVAISLDRYCAVTAPLRYPVLVTPGRVGLALALIWVVSITLSFLAIHLGWNSRAAAEDAGPPPVECKVQVNPVYGLVDGLLTFYLPLLVLCATYYRVFRIAREQARRIHRSGGPWRTAPAASREHKATVTLAAVVGAFVVCWLPYFTVFVYRGLRGDQAVNPAFEAVVLWLGYANSALNPVLYAALNRDFREAYRRLLRCPPGRPAPLPARSSRNETRRRLGGQARPRQQPEERPLRLQVWGGGEGSVPPGAPDRKPALFCSGCSSDLLSCCKSLWGLGFLQRPSVPPPEEQPLPEEAPRTPGQKAMRMLPPEAV; from the exons ATGGCTTCCAATGGCACGGACTGCGTGGGCTCCACCACCCTGAGGGCCACGGTGAGCGTGGTGCTGACGGCGCTGATGCTGGTGACGGTGGCGGGCAACGTGGTGGTGTGTCTGGCCGTGGGGCTGGACCGCCGTCTGCGCAGCCTCACCAACTGCTTCATTGTGTCCCTGGCGGTGACCGACCTGCTGCTGGGTCTGCTGGTGCTGCCCTTCTCGGCGCTGCACCAGCTCACCTGCGAGTGGCACCTGGGCCGCGCCTTCTGCGACGTCTACACCAGCCTGGACGTGATGCTGTGCACAGCGTCCATCCTGCACCTGGTGGCCATCAGCCTGGACCGTTACTGCGCCGTGACGGCGCCCCTGCGCTACCCCGTGCTGGTCACCCCGGGCCGCGTGGGGCTGGCGCTGGCTCTCATCTGGGTCGTGTCCATCACGCTGTCCTTCCTGGCCATCCACCTGGGCTGGAACAGCCGGGCCGCGGCCGAGGACGCGGGGCCCCCGCCGGTCGAGTGCAAGGTGCAGGTGAACCCCGTGTACGGGCTGGTGGACGGGCTGCTCACCTTCTACCTGCCGCTGCTGGTGCTCTGTGCCACCTACTACCGCGTCTTCAGGATCGCCCGCGAGCAGGCCCGGCGGATCCACCGTTCCGGGGGCCCCTGGCGGACGGCGCCGGCCGCCTCCCGGGAGCACAAGGCCACAGTGACGTTGGCGGCCGTGGTGGGCGCCTTCGTGGTGTGCTGGCTGCCCTACTTCACCGTCTTCGTGTACCGTGGGCTGCGGGGCGACCAGGCCGTGAACCCCGCCTTCGAGGCCGTGGTGCTGTGGCTGGGCTATGCCAACTCGGCGCTCAACCCCGTGCTCTACGCCGCCCTCAACCGCGACTTCCGAGAGGCCTACCGCCGCCTGCTGCGCTGCCCACCCGGCCGCCCGGCCCCCCTGCCCGCCCGCAGCTCCCGGAATGAGACCCGGAGGAGGCTCGGTGGCCAGGCCCGGCCACGGCAGCAGCCCGAGGAGCggcccctgaggctccaggtgtGGGGCGGGGGCGAGGGCTCGGTCCCCCCGGGAGCCCCCGACAG GAAGCCAGCACTGTTCTGCAGTGGCTGCTCCAGTGACCTTCTGAGCTGCTGCAAGagcctgtgggggctgggcttcctCCAGAGACCTTCAGTGCCCCCTCCAGAGGAGCAGCCGCTGCCAGAGGAGGCTCCCAGGACTCCAGGCCAGAAAGCCATGAGGATGCTGCCCCCTGAGGCTGTGTAG